One Spinacia oleracea cultivar Varoflay chromosome 4, BTI_SOV_V1, whole genome shotgun sequence DNA segment encodes these proteins:
- the LOC110790312 gene encoding uncharacterized protein isoform X2: MARTNKYTSLNFNDIYDKKILTATATATSRSSSSSAAHPHKSYSLSASSRLGHGGMLVLSRPSPKPQPPPQQPPPQSQPQQPPSNSVAPSATPSPRSSKSPDSDSISLRPQGKTGGSPTFQERENGNNKVDVPSPKSNKFVPPHLRPGFVAREAASVPEFQKPRQGNFRPGSAHGNYHGSPNRYIEDGRPKSGSGYERRMRAAGPVHGAAHAHAPAPVGVESDSIVSNRPRSGGSRPCSSG; the protein is encoded by the exons ATGGCAAGAACGAACAAGTACACCTCTTTGAACTTCAACGACATCTACGATAAAAAGATCCtcaccgccaccgccaccgccacctCACGATCATCTTCCTCTTCCGCCGCTCACCCCCACAAATCTTACTCCCTCTCCGCCTCCTCCCGCCTCGGCCATGGCGGGATGCTCGTCCTCTCTCGCCCTTCCCCTAAACctcaaccaccaccacaacaaccgcCACCTCAATCTCAGCCTCAACAACCGCCTTCAAATTCCGTAGCTCCATCCGCCACTCCCTCTCCCCGATCATCAAAATCACCTGATTCAGATTCCATTTCCCTCCGTCCTCAAGGGAAGACCGGTGGAAGCCCGACTTtccaggagagagaaaacggcaACAATAAGGTGGATGTTCCGAGTCCGAAGAGTAATAAattcgtgccgccgcacttaAGGCCGGGGTTCGTGGCGAGGGAGGCGGCGTCTGTGCCCGAGTTTCAGAAGCCTAGGCAGGGGAATTTTCGCCCGGGCTCAGCTCACGGGAATTATCATGGATCGCCCAATCGCTACATAGAGGATGGGCGGCCCAAGTCCGGTAGTGGGTACGAGAGGAGGATGAGAGCTGCTGGACCTGTTCATGGAGCTGCACATGCACATGCACCCGCACCTGTTGGTGTTGAATCCGATTCGATTGTTTCGAATCGACCGAGATCCGGTGGCAGTCGCCCATGTTCGAGTGGATG A